A segment of the Desulfofundulus kuznetsovii DSM 6115 genome:
AAAATTAAAAAAATCGGCCTGGACGTAATCCTGATCGATTTGCGGGATGTTACCGACATACGGCCTGAAGGTGGTTTTCCGGGCAACGGGAAAGAACGATATTTCTAAGAGGAACTTCGAAACTATCCGTTTCCGGTCCGGGTGGTAATCGTCCCCGACTAAAAAAGTCGGACAAGCATTACCGCAGCGGAAAAATGTGAAAAGGGTACCTCTGGTAGACCAAGAAGGAGGAAATCATTTGTGGTTTCACGAGGGGTACCCTTTTCACGTTTTAGTTTTACCCCCTATATATAGTATAATATCCTCACCAGCTGTACTATATATGTGAAGAAATTTATCCCCGGGCCCGTGATGGAAAAGAGTGGTGAAACAGCGTGCGCTGTCCCTTCTGCGGTTTTTCGGAAAGCCGGGTGCTGGATTCCCGCTCGGCGGAGGACGGTTATTCCATCCGCCGCCGGAGGGAATGCGCGGGATGCGCCCGGCGGTTTACCACCTACGAGCGGGTGGATGAGCTTCCCCTGGTGGTGGTAAAAAAGGACGGCCGGCGGGAGGTTTTTAATCGCAATAAGCTCCTGGCCGGGCTGGTGAAGGCCTGTCAAAAGCGCCCAGTATCCATGGCCGCCCTGGAGGCCCTGGTGGACGAGGTGGAGCGCACATTGCGCAGCACGGCGGAGCTGGAGGTTTCCAGCCGGCAAATCGGCGAAATGATTATGGAACGGCTGCGTGTGCTTGATGAAGTGGCTTATGTACGCTTTGCCTCGGTTTACCGGGAGTTCCGGGATGTACAGGAATTTTTGCAGGAAATCCGGCGCTTATCCGAAACGCCGTAAAAGTTTAGCTTAAATTGTAGCAGCTGGAATTGTAAGTCAGATCTTTTGCATAACAAAGGCAGGAACGCTGGATATTTATCCAGACCTTGGTTAGAGGAGGAAACGAATTTGTTCAAAGTTATCCGCAAGCGGGATGGGCGGGAAGTGCCCTTCGATGAGACCAAAATTACCGATGCCATCTTTAAGGCCGCCCGGGCGGTAGGGGGTGAGGACCGCCAGACGGCCATGGAGCTCACCATCGAGGTCCTCAAGATGCTCAAAAAGAAATACAACGGCCAGGTCTTCGGCGTGGAAGATGTTCAGGACGTGGTGGAAAAGGTGCTCATTGAAGCCGGTCACGCCCGCACGGCCAAGGCCTACATCCTCTACCGGGACAAGCGAACCCGCATCCGGGAAGCCAAGGGTGATTTAATGGATGCGGTGGAGGAAATCCTGGCGGAAACCAACCGGGAAAATGCCAATGTGGGCAATTCCCCTTCGGCCAAAATGTTGCAGATTGCCAGCGCAGCCAGCAAGAAATATTATCTCACCCGCCTTCTGGACGAGGATTTTTCCAATGCCCATATGCGGGGAGACATCCACATTCACGATCTTGACTGGTACGCCAAAACCTTGAACTGCCTGCAGCTGCCCCTGGACAGGCTCTTGACCGAAGGCTTTAATACCGGTCACGGGTACATCCGGCCCCCGAAACGGCCAACCTCGGCTACGGCCCTGGCGGCAATCATTTTGCAGAGTTCACAAAACGATATGTTCGGCGGGCAGTCCTTCCCCTTCTTTGACCGGCAAATGGCTCCCTTTGTGGAAGATGCCGATGAAAACGAGACATTCCAGGCCATGGAAGCCCTGGTGTACAACCTCAACTCCATGCACTCCCGGGCGGGGAGCCAGGTGCCGTTTTCCAGCATCAACCTGGGCACCGATATTTCCGAGGCCGGGCGCAAGGTAACCCGCAACCTGCTTTTAGCCTATGAGGCCGGGCTGGGGAGGGGGGAAAACCCCATTTTCCCCAATATCATTTTCCGTATACAGAAAGGGGTCAACTTTGAACCCGGGGACCCGAACTATGATTTGTTCCAGCTAGCCATTCGGGTAGCCAGCAAACGGTTGAATCCTTCCTTTGCCTTTATGGATTCTTCTTTCAACCGTCCTTACGGGGATCAGGTGGCCTATATGGGCTGCCGCAGCCGGGTGATGGCCAACAGGCGGGGTCCGGAGGTCACGCCGGGTAGGGGGAACCTGTCCTTCACCACCATCAACCTGCCCCGGCTGGGCATAAAGGCCGAGCGAAATCTCAAGCGGTTCTATGGGCTTTTGTCGGAGGTTATGGACCTGGCCATCAGGCAGCTTTACCATCGCTTCCGGGTGCAGGCCAGGCTCAAGGTCAAGGACATGCCCTTTGTCATGGGGCAGGGTATTTACCTGGGTTCGGAAGGGCTGAAGGAGGACGATTGTATCGAACCGGCCATTGTCAACGGCACCCTGGCCGTGGGCTTTATCGGCCTGGCCGAAGCCCTGGTGGCTTTAACCGGGCGGCATCACGGCCAGAGCGAGGAATCCCAGGCCCTCGGCCAGGAGATTGTGGCCTTTATGCGCCGGCGTATTGATGAGGCCTGTGAGGAATATGACCTGAACTATACCCTGCTGGCCACACCGGCCGAGGGGCTTTCCGGGCGGTTTGTGCACATAGACCGGCGGGAGTTCGGCATTATTCCCGGCGTGACGGACCGGGAATATTACACCAACTCTTTCCATATACCGGTGTACTATCCCATCAGCAGCTTTGAGAAAATCAGCCTGGAAGGACCCTACCATAAATACTGTAATGCCGGACACATCAGCTATGTGGAAATGGCCTCGCCACCGGTACACAACCTTGAGGCGGTGGAAGCCATTATCCGCCACATGGCGGCCAGCGACATGGGTTATGCGGCCATTAACTTCCCGGTGGATTTCTGTACCAGCTGCAACTTAATGGGTGTAATCAACGAAAACAATTGCCCCCGCTGCGGGTCGGCAGCCATCCGGCGGGTGCGGCGGATTACCGGTTACCTTTCCACCGTGGACCGCTTCAACGACAGCAAGGTGGCGGAATTAAACGACCGTTTGCCCCACAGCTTGAGTTAGATGCTTTAGCGAGGAGAGGTACTCATGCAGCTACGTGTAGCCGGGATAATTAAGGAAAGTGTGGTGGACGGGCCTGGCCTGCGGCTGGTGGTTTTTGCCCAGGGTTGCCCCCGTCGCTGTCCCGGCTGCCATAATCCCCATACCTGGGATCCGGCCGGGGGCACTTTGGTTGAGGTGGAAGAAGTTCTGGCCATGGTCAGGAAAAATCCCCTTTTAAAAGGGATAACCCTTTCCGGGGGCGAGCCCTTTGCCCAGGCCGGCGCCCTGGCCTATCTGGCCCGGCAGGTTCGCGCCCTGGGCCGGGATGTGATTACTTATACGGGCTATACCTGGGAGGAACTCCTTGAGCTCGCCAGAAGGGATGGGGCGGTAAAAGAGCTTCTGGAGCTTTCCGATTATATTGTGGACGGTCCCTATATCCAGGAAAAAAGGGACCCGGAACTGCCCTTCCGTGGTTCCAGCAACCAGCGCATTATCGATGTACCCGCCTCCCTTGCCTGCGGCCGGGTGGTCATCGCTTCGTGGGGCGGGTAATGAAACAGGAACAAGGCAAGTACATGATGGTGGTACTTGCCTTATTTCATTGCGTTGTCAATGGCTTGGGGCCCTGATGAACCTTCTGCCCCCTGGGAGCATATAATGAAACAATCACACCCATTGCTACCGGGGAGAGGGTTTGTTATGCTTACCTATACGGTGCAGCCGGGGGACACACTTTCATCAATTGCCCAGCGTTTTAACACCACCGTGGAGAAGCTGGTGGCCTTGAATAATATTTCCGATCCCGATCATATCGACGTGGGGATGGTTTTAACCATTGAGGCGGACGGAGACGGTGGTGCCGGGGGAGACCCGGTTGCCGCCCGTGTTGTTGATGGACTTTTGTATGTTTTATCTACAGATCGCCGGACTTACCGCCAGGGGGAACCGGTACGTTTAACCTTAATTAAAGTAAACATCCAGGATAGCCCTATCACCATGACCTATGCCACGGGCCAGCGTTTCGACTTTGCCGCCCTGCGGGAGGGCCGGGAAGTGTGGCGCTGGTCCTTTGGGAGGAGCTTTCCCCAAGTTGCCGGCCAGGTAACGCTTCAACCGGGGGAAAGCCAGACCTTCAGGGCGACCTGGGACCAGCGGAACAACGCAGGTAATCTGGTGGCACCCGGCAATTTCACCATCCGGGGCTTCAACGTGGCCCGGGGGCTGGCCCAGCGTTTTGTTTCCATACCCATAAGTGTTGCGCCCGCGGTGGTGCCAACGCCGCCCCCGCCAACTGGCGTGTGCCCTACCGGTAATTTGTTACGGGATCCAGGTTTAGAGGAATGGCGGGATGTGAATACGCCTGTCTTGTGGAATGGAACCAACATTTTCCGCACCCCGTTAAACTGCGGGGGACGCTTTGCCGCCGGTATGGGGGCTGTGCCCAACCGCCAGGCCACCCTTACCCAGTCGGTGGCGGGCCTGCCCGGCCGGTTGTATCAACTGAGCTTTTCCGCCCGGGAAATTCCCGGGCGGCCTCCCCGGGGGAACTTCTCCCTGGAAGCGGCGGTGTTTTTCTACGATGCCCAGGGGCGCCTGATCAGCAGGGCGGACCCCGTTTTCAGTGAAACCAGCATCCCGGAATCCTGCCGGCGTTTTTCCCTTACCACCGGTCTTTCTCCGGCACGTACGGGCCGGGTGGAGGTGCGGTTCATTTTTACTCCGGCAGCCGGCAACAATAACCCTGTGGCCGTTGATGAGGTGGATTTGCGCTGCATCTAATTCCGGCCACATCCCATATAGCGAAAAAAGGGGGCTTTGAACCCCCTTTTTCAATGCCCGCAGGTGGCGCAGCTTCCCCCGGCGCAACCGCCACAGCTGCTGCCACCACTGCTGCTACCGCCGGCATCCCGGTTGCCCAGGGAGGCAAAGCTGCTCATCACCCGGTTTGCGCCGGTGGCCTGGCATGCCGGGCATACCTGATGCTCACCACTTTCTCCCAGCGAGCATAATTTTTCAAAGCGGTGACCGCAGGTGTTGCAGCGAAATTCATAAATAGGCATTCCGTAACACCCCTTTCCCCATTCACAGCCGGGACTTCCCGGCTATTTTTAGCTTACGCCGCGGACCGGCACCTGTCAAGGAAGACCTTTTTCACTGTGTTAGAAGGGATTGTCCTCGTTGAAAGGGAATTAATAAAAAACTGACTTAAGCAGTTAGGAGGAGTTGCATGCGCGTTCGTTTTCTCGGAGCTGCCCAAACGGTCACGGGCTCCTGCTTTCTTTTAGAAGTGGGAGCCAACCGGCTGATGGTGGATTGCGGCATGTTTCAAGGGCCCCGGACTTTAAGGGAGCGCAACTACCGGCCTTTCCCTGTATCACCCCTTAGCGTGGATTACGTTTTGCTCACCCACGCCCATATAGATCACAGCGGCTTAATTCCCAAGCTGGTGAAACATGGTTTTCGGGGCAAGGTGCTGGCCACCCCGGCTACCATTGATCTGTGTGCAGTCATGTTGCCCGACAGCGGGCACATCCAGGAAATGGAGGTAGAAAGGCTTAACCGCAAGGCCGCCCGGGCCGGCCGCCCGCTCATAGAACCAATTTATAACGTTGAGGACGCCCACCGGGCCATGAATTTTTTTCAACCAGTCGATTACGGCCAGACGGTGAATCTTACCAAAGAGATCAGCGTACGCTTTTTGGAAGCGGGACACATCCTTGGTTCGGCCATGGTAGAACTTACGGTCAGGGAGGGGCGACAAGAAACCAAACTTCTTTTTACCGGGGATTTAGGGAAAAAGAACAAGCCCTTCCTTAAAGACCCCTCGTTTATTGACCATGCCGATTATGTATTCATCGAATCCACCTATGGTGACCGCCTGCACCCGGATCAGGGGGATCATGTAAATCTGCTCCACGATATTATCTGGGAGACCTATCGTAAAGGCGGCAATTTAATTATTCCCGCTTTTGCCGTGGAACGCACCCAGGATTTGCTTTATGATCTCAATCTCCTGATTGTCAACAACCGCTTCCCGCCCATGAAGGTTTATATTGACAGCCCCATGGCCGTGGCGGCCACGGAAGTTTTTAAAAAATATACACCTTATTTTGACCAGGAGACCCGGGAGCTTATAGCCCAAGGGAAGGACCCCCTGAACATGACCGCCCTTGAGTTTACCCGCACCACCGAAGAATCCATGGCTTTAAATAAAATTAAAAGCGGGGCCATCATCATAGCGGCCAGCGGTATGTGCGAGGCCGGCCGGATCAAGCACCACCTGCGCCATAACCTGTGGCGTCCCGAATGCACCGTTCTTTTTGTTGGTTACCAGGCTCCTGGAACCAAGGGCCGTAAGATAAAAGACGGGGCAAAATACGTGCGCATTCACGGGGAAGAAGTGGCCGTACGGGCTACCATTAAAAGTATCGATAGTTTTTCTGCCCATGCGGATAAAGAAGAATTGCTGGAATGGTTGGGACACTTACAAAAACCCCCTACCAGGGTTTTCCTGGTGCACGGGGAACCTTCTTCCATGAATGTTCTGGCGCAGGATATTGCCCGTCGTTACGGTTATTCCGTGCACGTTCCCGTGCTTGAGGAAGAAGTGCAGCTTACCCCGGCTTTGCCGCTTGGCGAGGAGGAGTTGCGCCGGGCATATGACGCAGTGGCGAGCCGTTTACAGGATGTGCTGGCCAGTGGCCTGGGCAGGGGACATTACCAGGAGATTATGGAACAGCTGGACCATTTGAACGCCCTGCTGGCATCCATTCAAAAGCAGGCCAGTTAATTACATTGCCTGAAACAAGGCGTACCGGTATAATTATGGTGTAATCGGGAATTTTCCCGGTTTTTTGGGAGGGACTGATTTCCGTGCCCGGCTACCTGTGGAGAGAAGAAGGGACGGTTAAGTGGCTGCTCTGGGAAGCCTTCCTGGACACCGGTTTGGTGAGCCATGGCTTTACCACCCGCCATGGCGGTGTCAGTACCGGGGAGTTCGCCACTTTAAATATGGCCTTTCACGTGGGTGATGACCCTGGTCATGTGCTGATCAACCGGGATCGGGCCTGCCGGGCTTTGGAAATGAACCCCGCACACCTGGTGGCCGGCCAGCAGGTCCACGGGGACCGGGTGGCGGTGGTCGGGAAGGTTCACCGCGGCCGGGGGGCCCGGTCAACGGAAGATGCCCTGCCCGCCACTGATGCCCTGATTACCGGGGAACTCCTGGTACCCCTGTCCAGTTATTATGCCGATTGCGTGCCGGTTTTCCTTCTGGATCCGGTTCGGCGGGTGGTGGGTCTGGCCCATGCGGGCTGGAGGGGGACGTACCTTGACATTGCGGCCAAAACGGTGGAGGCCATGGGCCGTTTCTTTGGCAGCCGGCCCGGGGATTGCCTGGCGGGCATTGGCCCCTCCATTGGACCCTGTTGCTATGAAGTGGATGCGCCCCTGGTTGACCTGTTTAAAGAACATTTTCCCTTCTGGCAGGATCTTTTAGTTCCCAATCCGTCTGGCAAGTGGCAGCTCGACCTTTGGGAGGCCAACCGGCGCGTTCTCCTGGAAGCCGGCCTTGTACCGGAAAACATTTTTACAGCCGGTGTTTGCACCTGTTGCCGGCAGGACCTCTTTTTTTCCTACCGGGGGAGTGGCGGCCGTACCGGGAGGATGGCGGCCCTGATCATGTTAACTTAACCCGCCGCTTAAAGGAGGCGACTATATGGCTAAAATCCTGGTTGTGGATGATGAAGAGCATATTGTGGAGTTGATCCGCTTTAACCTGGAAAAGGAAGGTTACCAGGTAATAGCCGCCACGGACGGGAATACCGCCATCGAAATGGCACGCTCCCAGCGGCCCGATCTCATCCTCCTTGATGTGATGTTGCCGGGACAGGATGGCCTGGCGGTCTGTCGCACCCTGCAGCAGGAGGCCGAAACCCGGCATATTCCGGTAATCATGATCAGTGCCCGGGGGGAGGAACTGGATAAGGTACTGGGTCTGGAAATGGGAGCCGACGACTACGTCACCAAGCCTTTCAGCCCGCGGGAGCTGGTGGCCCGGGTCAAAGCCCGGTTGCGCCGGGCGCCTGGGGAAGGCGAAGGCAGGGGTGTTCGCCCTCCGGGGGGAAGACTGGTCCGCGGGCGGCTGGTAATTGACCCGGATCGTTTCCTGGTTACCGTGGACGGCGTTAAACAGGACCTAACTCCGAAGGAATTCGAGTTACTGCGTTTTCTGGCCAGTGAGCCGGGAAAAGTTTTTTCCCGTGAATACCTGCTGGAACAGATCTGGGGTTACGATTATGCCGGGGACTCCCGGACGGTGGATGTGCATATACGCCATATCCGTCAAAAGCTGGAACAGGTGCCCAACGCGCCCCAGTATATTGAAACGGTGCGTGGGGTGGGTTATCGCTTCCGGGAGGTGCCTTAGAGGGTGAAGCTTAACTTCCTGCGGGGTATTTCCTGGCGGCCGGTGGTCAGTTATTTTTTCCTGATGGCCATCTTTTTTGCCCTTTTGCAGCTTTATGCCGCTAAAAAACTGAGCGTATTAGGAGCTTTATTTATTATCCTGCCCCTATCGGTATTACTGGCCTGGCTTTTATACCAGAGGGTCATCGGTCCGTTAAATGAAATCATTGCCGCGGCCAGGGATATGGCCCGGGGCAACCTGGGCCGGGAACTGCATATTTATACCCAGGATGAAATAGGGGAACTGGCCCGCAGCATTAATGACATGGCCCGTCAACTGCGGAACACTATTGACATGATTACCGATGAAAGGAACCGGGCCCGCGCCATTCTGGACAGCATGGCCGACGGGGTAATTGCCCTGGATCGGGAGGGTCGCGTGCTGCTCATAAACCCGGTGGTAGAGGAAATATTTGACTTAAGGCAGGAAACCTGCCTGGGGAAAAAAATCCTGGGAGTTATCCGCAACTATGACGTTGAGCGCCTCCTGCGCAAGGCTCTGGAGACACAAAAACCCACCAGCGAGGAAGTAAAAATTTTCGGGGCCGGCTCCGACCCTCGTATTTTCCGCCTCCATGCCACCCCTTTAAAAGGCTCCAACCGGGAAACCGGGGGGGTAGTGGTGGTCCTGCGGGATATTACCGAACGCAAAAAACTGGAACAGATGCGTACGGAGTTTGTGGCCAATGTTTCCCATGAACTGCGTACTCCATTAACTTCCATCAAGGGTTTTTTGGAAACCCTTCTGGACGGGGCTATGAATGATCCCAAAACTTCCCGCCAGTTTCTGGAAATAATGAGTCAGGAAACCGAACGCCTGACCCGTCTGGTGGACGATCTGCTGGATCTCTCCAAGATTGAGGAACGACGGGTGGTGCACCGCTGGCAACCGGTGAATTTGGTGGACATTATCAACCGCGTGGCTTCCCTGTTCCGGCCGCAGGCAAAGGAAAAAGCACTCACCCTTTCCCTGGAAGTGCCCCGGGATCTGCCCAGCGTGTATGGTGATCCCGATATGCTTGCCCAGGTGTTGATTAATTTGCTGGACAACGCCATTAAATATACCCCGCCCCGGGGCAGCGTAACCATCCGGGCCATGGTCCTGGAGGATCAGTTGAGGGTAGAGGTGGAAGATACCGGCATTGGCATTCCTGCCGAAAGCCTGCCCCGTATATTTGAGCGTTTCTACCGTGTGGATAAGGCCCGTTCCCGGGAACTGGGGGGTTTTGGTATCGGCCTGGCCATTGTGAAACATATTATTCGCGCTCATGGCGGCAAGATTGAGGTGGAAAGTACACCCGGCAAGGGAAGTTTGTTCTACTTTACCCTGCCCCTGGCTGAACCGGCATCCCGTTAATCAAAAATAGCCTTTGGTAAACCATAATTAACATTCCTTTGGTAAAACGGGCCACAATGACAAAAAAAGAGTTGACTTGGGGGGTGCCCGATGGAAGAACACGTGAAGATTGCCGTTAAAGATTTAAACCTTTATTATAAAGATTTTCACGCCCTTAAAGATATCAATTTAGATATAAAGGCCAATAAAATCACTGCTCTTATTGGTCCTTCCGGTTGCGGCAAGTCAACCTTTTTGCGTACCTTAAACCGGATGAACGATCTTATCGAGGGAGTACGGATAGAGGGAACGGTTTTACTGGACGGCCGGGATATCTACGCCCCCGATGTGGATGTGGTTTACTTACGCAAACGAGTCGGGATGGTCTTCCAGCGTCCGAATCCCTTTCCCATGTCGGTGTATGATAACGTGGCGTACGGCCCGAGGGTTCACGGTATCAAGAATAAGCGGCTGTTGGACGAAATTGTGGAAAGGAGCCTGCGGAACGCGGCCCTGTGGGATGAGGTGCAGGACCGCTTATTTAAATCGGCCCTGGGCCTTTCCGGTGGCCAGCAGCAACGCCTCTGCATTGCCCGCCTCCTGGCGGTGGAACCGGAAGTGCTGCTGATGGACGAACCCAGTTCCGCCCTGGATCCCATTTCCACTCTCAAAATAGAAGAGCTGATCCAGGTGCTGAAGAAAGATTACACCATTGTGATTGTGACCCACAATATGCAGCAGGCCGCCCGGGTTTCGGACATTACCGCGTATTTTTTAAACGGCGAACTGGTGGAATGGGGGACGACGGATGAAATCTTTACCCGTCCCAAAGATCAGCGTACGGAAGATTATATTACCGGTCGATTTGGTTAGGACTTTGAGGTTTGCCGTTCACCTGCGAATTTTGGCGCAAAGGACGAAAACTTGCATGTTTTTGCGGGAGGGATGACCGTGAGTCCCCGTTCTTCCTTTGATAAAGCCCTGGCTGAACTCCAGCAGGATATCCTGCGCATGGCCAGTCTGGTGGAACAGGCCATTTATGATGCGGTGCAATCCCTGGTCAAGCTCGACGTGGCAAGTGCGGCCCAGGTAATCATGGGCGATGAGATGATCGATGAACTTTACCTGGAAATTGAAGATAAATGCGTAAAATTAATTGCCACCCAGCAACCCATTGCCCGGGATTTGCGGGTGGCCATCACCGGGATCAAGATTCTTTTGAGTCTGGAACGGATGGCCGATCATGCGGTGGATATCGCCCGGGCCACCATGTGTTTGAGCGGGCAGCCTTTGACGGTAAAATGCCTGGAATATATTCCTCAAATGGGACGGCTTGCCCAGCAAATGGTCAAAGATGGACTGGATGCCTATGTTAATGGTGATGTCCAAAAGGCCAGGGAGATGTGTGCCCTGGATGATGAAGTGGACTATATCTTTGCTAGAGTCTTCCGGGAACTGATCAACGGCATGATAGAGAATCCCAAAACAGTGATGCAATCGGCCTACCTTCTTTACGTCAGTCGCTACCTGGAAAGGATTGCCGACCATGCCACCAATATTGGAGAGGCCGTCATCTACCTGGTCACGGGTGAACGCCGGGAACTGAACTAATTTTCTTACCCGGGCGCCAGTTGCCGGTTCTTTTTTCGCAGGATTTGCACCAAGAGCCGTCGAATAAAACAAGTTACGCATCTTTATCTGAATCTTGGCAGGTGACGGGGTTGATCTCCCTGCTCCGGGCCAGAAAAATATTCCCTTTGTCGATCCTTTCTCTGGTGGTTCTTTTTTTCCTCTGGTGGCTGGGAAATCGCACCTGGTACCTGGTCGAGACACGGCTGGTCAGGGTGGAATGGTTGGAGGAGGACAAGGTTTCCCGTACCATTACCACCTCCGGCTGGCTGATTAAGGAAGAGCAACTGCTTCCCTCACCGGGAAGGGGCCAGTTAAGGCTGCTGGTAAGTGACGGGCAGCGGGTGCGGGCCGGAGGAGCGGTGGCAGAGATCCTTCTGGCTGATAATGGTAACGATGGAAGAAAGATAGTTGTTTATGCACCCCGGGGAGGGGTTTTTTGCAACCATATCGATGGACTGGAAAAGGTATTGCGGCCTGGAAATGCATTAGAAATGGAGGCCGTGGAAAAACTGGGGACAAAATCCGCTTCCCCCGGTACGGGGAACCGGGTAGAAAAAGGGGAACCCGTAGGCAAGTTGGTGGACAACCTGTCCGGCATATGGTACTGGTGCCGCGTTCCCCGGGAGGAAGCCGGAGCTGGAAGATGGTCTTCCGGGCAGCCGGTGGTCGTTCTATGGCAGGGGCGGCAAATGCGCGCCCGGTTGGAGAAAATTACCGGGGAAGAGATGCTCTTTCTGTTATCCGTTTATCCCGGCGACCTGGTCCACCAGCGCCAGGTCCAGCTGGAGCTGGTGACGGGAGAAGTGGCCGGTTTTCTGGTCCCTCCCCGGGCGGTGGTGGAGCGGGACGGGCAACCCGGGATTTATGTCATTTCCCGGCGCCGGGCCACCTGGGTGCCCGTTCAGGTTCTGGGTGAAACGTCAGGACGGGTGGTTATTTCCGGCCAGAGTCTATCTACCCGCACCCGCTATGTGACCAACCCTTTCTGGGTCCGGGAGGGAGACAGGCTGGAATGAGAGCTGGGGGGAAAGATATTGGGAGTCAGGGAAAACCTTTCTCATGTAATTGAGCAGGTGACAAAAGCGGCAAAAAAGGCCGGCCGGGATCCCGGCTCGGTTAAGCTGGTAGCAGTGACTAAAAATGTTTCCGTCGACATTATGCGGGAAGCGCTGGCAGCAGGAATAAATGCCTTTGGGGAGAACCGGGTGCAGGAACTGGTGGCCAAACACCCCCAGCTGCCGGTTGATGTGGAATGGCACCTTATCGGCCATCTGCAAACGAATAAGGTTAAATATATTATCGGCAAGGTACACCTGATCCATTCCCTGGACAGCTGGCGCCTGGCCCGGGAAATCAGCCGCCGGGCCCAGGAGCGGGGTTTAACGGTGGAAGTGCTGGTACAGGTAAATATATCCGGGGAAGAAACCAAATACGGTTTACCCCCCGGGGAGGTGAGGAGCTTTGTTGCGGGGGTGGCGGAGCTTCCCGGTATTCGCGTACGCGGATTAATGACCATTGCTCCCCTGGTCTCCGATCCCGAACAGGCAAGGCCGATCTTCAGGGAACTGTATCAAATGGCCAGCTGGCTTAAACAAGAGCTGCCGGAGTTACCGCTGGATTTTTTGTCTATGGGGATGAGCAACGATTTTACGGTGGCCGTAGAAGAAGGGGCAAATATAATTCGGGTGGGTAGCGCCATTTTTGGACCTCGACCAAACCCAAGGAGGGATAACCATGGCGAAAAAATTGGTGGATAAAGTACTCGGTTTTATGGGCTTTGAAGAGGAGCCCCTGGAGGAAGAGGAAAAGGAGCGCTTCCGGGAAGAAGATTCTGTGCCCCAGGTGAAGCGCAAGGGGCAGGTATTCAGCTTACACACCCAGCGCCAGGTGCGGGTTATTGTGGCAGAACCCCGGGCTTTTGAAGATGTGCAGAGCATCGCTGAACATTTAAAAAACCGCCGCCCGGTGGTGGTTAATCTGGAGAGGGCTGAAAGCGAGCTGGCCAGGCGCGTGGTGGATTTTGTCAGCGGAGCTACATACGCCCTGAACGGGAACATGCAAAAGGTGGGCAACGGAATTTTTCTCTTTGTACCCAGTAATATGGATATAGCCGGTGACATTAAAGAATATGGAGAGCGGGGGATTTTCTCCTGGATGGACGAGTAAAGGGGGGTATTCCTTTTGCCATTGACAGGACTTGCCATTGGCTGCCTGGGGGGCGGGGCCATGGCCCAGGCCTTGCTCACAGGATTAATTAAAAGCGGTCTTCAGGCCCGGAATCTGTATGTAAGCGATACCCGCCGGGATCGACTGGAGTTTTTGCACCGGGAGCTGGGTGTACATACGCGGGAGAGCAACAAGGATCTAGTAAAGGAATCAGATGTGGTTATTCTAGCGGTTAAACCTCAAGTAGTAGAGGAGGTTTTGAAAGAAACAGGGGGCATATTTCAGCCCCAGCAAACCCTCATTTCCATTGCCGC
Coding sequences within it:
- a CDS encoding BsuPI-related putative proteinase inhibitor translates to MLTYTVQPGDTLSSIAQRFNTTVEKLVALNNISDPDHIDVGMVLTIEADGDGGAGGDPVAARVVDGLLYVLSTDRRTYRQGEPVRLTLIKVNIQDSPITMTYATGQRFDFAALREGREVWRWSFGRSFPQVAGQVTLQPGESQTFRATWDQRNNAGNLVAPGNFTIRGFNVARGLAQRFVSIPISVAPAVVPTPPPPTGVCPTGNLLRDPGLEEWRDVNTPVLWNGTNIFRTPLNCGGRFAAGMGAVPNRQATLTQSVAGLPGRLYQLSFSAREIPGRPPRGNFSLEAAVFFYDAQGRLISRADPVFSETSIPESCRRFSLTTGLSPARTGRVEVRFIFTPAAGNNNPVAVDEVDLRCI
- the nrdR gene encoding transcriptional regulator NrdR, which produces MRCPFCGFSESRVLDSRSAEDGYSIRRRRECAGCARRFTTYERVDELPLVVVKKDGRREVFNRNKLLAGLVKACQKRPVSMAALEALVDEVERTLRSTAELEVSSRQIGEMIMERLRVLDEVAYVRFASVYREFRDVQEFLQEIRRLSETP
- a CDS encoding FmdB family zinc ribbon protein, with the translated sequence MPIYEFRCNTCGHRFEKLCSLGESGEHQVCPACQATGANRVMSSFASLGNRDAGGSSSGGSSCGGCAGGSCATCGH
- the nrdG gene encoding anaerobic ribonucleoside-triphosphate reductase activating protein, whose amino-acid sequence is MQLRVAGIIKESVVDGPGLRLVVFAQGCPRRCPGCHNPHTWDPAGGTLVEVEEVLAMVRKNPLLKGITLSGGEPFAQAGALAYLARQVRALGRDVITYTGYTWEELLELARRDGAVKELLELSDYIVDGPYIQEKRDPELPFRGSSNQRIIDVPASLACGRVVIASWGG
- the nrdD gene encoding anaerobic ribonucleoside-triphosphate reductase, with the translated sequence MFKVIRKRDGREVPFDETKITDAIFKAARAVGGEDRQTAMELTIEVLKMLKKKYNGQVFGVEDVQDVVEKVLIEAGHARTAKAYILYRDKRTRIREAKGDLMDAVEEILAETNRENANVGNSPSAKMLQIASAASKKYYLTRLLDEDFSNAHMRGDIHIHDLDWYAKTLNCLQLPLDRLLTEGFNTGHGYIRPPKRPTSATALAAIILQSSQNDMFGGQSFPFFDRQMAPFVEDADENETFQAMEALVYNLNSMHSRAGSQVPFSSINLGTDISEAGRKVTRNLLLAYEAGLGRGENPIFPNIIFRIQKGVNFEPGDPNYDLFQLAIRVASKRLNPSFAFMDSSFNRPYGDQVAYMGCRSRVMANRRGPEVTPGRGNLSFTTINLPRLGIKAERNLKRFYGLLSEVMDLAIRQLYHRFRVQARLKVKDMPFVMGQGIYLGSEGLKEDDCIEPAIVNGTLAVGFIGLAEALVALTGRHHGQSEESQALGQEIVAFMRRRIDEACEEYDLNYTLLATPAEGLSGRFVHIDRREFGIIPGVTDREYYTNSFHIPVYYPISSFEKISLEGPYHKYCNAGHISYVEMASPPVHNLEAVEAIIRHMAASDMGYAAINFPVDFCTSCNLMGVINENNCPRCGSAAIRRVRRITGYLSTVDRFNDSKVAELNDRLPHSLS